The sequence below is a genomic window from Lolium perenne isolate Kyuss_39 chromosome 4, Kyuss_2.0, whole genome shotgun sequence.
GAATGGAAGCCTCACCATGTCTGGGCAGCCAAGATGGCTAGATCCTGATATTAATATCTCATTGCCAGCAGCTAAATCCGCCAGTTCATCAGATTAGAGTATGATGGACACCTGAGGCTATATGGATGGTCTGATGATACATGGACTACTACACCATATCTGTATGATGTAATGAAGTTCGTGAAGCCAGTTGGGATTGGTGATCATGATTACCCAACATTTTGCAGCGAGTACGGCGATGCGCACGGGGCAATGCATTTGTCCACTTGAGAGTAATTCAAGTTCAAGGTACTTCAAGTATGTAAATGAACGTGCGCCAAGTCTCGGTTGTGCACCAATAACTCCAATCTCTTGTCAAGAAATACGACACCATCGGCTCTTGACTATTCCCTACACCACGTTCTTTGAGTCCAGTTACAAGGCTGTGAatgcaacaagcatccatgacTGCAAGCAAGCATGCCTGAAAAACTGCTCCTGCATGGCTGTTTTCTCCAGATTTAGAACTTGTGTCAGTGACGAAGGTCTTCTCCTTACAAGCAATAGGACCTCCATTTATGGGTGACGATTGACGACTCCTATGCTTACCTTAAGGTGCAACTTAGCCCCTCTAATGAAAACAGCGAAGGTGCAGCTTAACCCCTCCAATGAAAACAATATGAATGTGGTGTTAGGTGCTACAGTTGGAGTTGCTACTACTCTTGTATTACTTGTCATTGTTGTCGCTCTTTATCTACAAAGGATGAGATTTTGATTTTGATCCATTGCCTGGAATGCCAACGAGGCATTCTTTTGGAACGTTGAGCGAATGCACAGAAGGGTTCAGCTCATAAATCAATTACGAGAAAAATCTCAAAACAACCAATTGGTTGATCCGATTGACACTCATAGTGATGATATGGTCTCACACCAAGAGGAAGTGGTTCAAATGATGAAGCTCGCAATATGGTGCCTGCAACATGATAACATTCAAAGGTGCAAATTTTCTCTTGTACATTCAAGATAATCCATCTCAAGCATCCATATTATCTGGCCCAAGGTGAAACATGTGGTTAATGAACACAAGAAATTTGAAGTGTACACTTCGGCTTTTATATCCTATCACATTTGTACTTTGGAAGTATGTTTAGTGTTGCAACAAAAGAACTTCCTagccgattttttttttttgttttgattaTTCAGTGAAGTTGTACCTCATGGCCATGTACCTTCGAAGCTGAAAAACAGGTTGCCCTCATTGAAGAACTCCATGGTGCCATGGTGGTTCTTCTCTGGGCCTGAACAAGTGTATTCCTCGGATCAACTCATGCCTACTAACTcaaaaggagaaaagaaaattGCAATAACTGTACTCAAGACAGCTGCAtaggcaaaagaaaaagaaaaccacATAGGTGTAGTTGTACCCTGACTGTCATACATAGGAAGAATGGTAAGTACATGCACTGAAATGAATTTCGTCTATAGCAAGCTCTGCTTCACAAGACGTAATATAAACTGAAATGTATTGTTGTTCCTCCTCCGGCAGCATGCATATATTTTTCTCATTTGTTTGGTCATTTTCAGTTGTGTGGGTGACACGATAAAGTCAAGGATAGGAAAATTCAGAAGAATGATGGAAAATGGCTACTTAAAAGATGAAATTCAGAGTCCAGAGTACAGAAATGCATCTTAGTGCAGAGCAATGCTAAAGTTATATAGCCATGCACGCCTACAACACTTATTGTCAGTGACTGCTTATTGTCTCCAAATCAGCATGCAGGCTGCAGCGACTAACAAATCTAGTAAAGAAAGCATAAAAACATGCTCACATAACTTATTCTGATAGAAGAATACGCTGAGAACATGGATATAAACCGTCGGTTTCATTTACAATGACAAGTGTCGCTGGCTGGTTTGTCTGTACTAGCAGAAAGATGGTTTTCGTTTATGAAAGATTAACTTGCATTTCACAAAGCCAAGGTAAGAACCTCATTATGCCTTGAGATAATCGCAATGTCTTGTATCTAGGGCACGGATACCACCCTTTCGATGGCTTTTATTGTTGCACATAAGCAATAAAAAATATCACTATAATCATGTGTCCTTAAGGCCATCTAAACTAGAATAACTCACAAGCTGCTGATCAGCCTGTGTCAGACCAAAGCATGTACGCTACACAGTGAGTTCTTAAATCGCCCGATGGCAACTGCACATGTGATTTGAGCAGATGATGGGCGCAAACTGACATCCGAACTGGAGAAGCACAAAGAATTCGGCACTTCACACATGACTGAAGTGAAAAGGCCTATGAACGGTCATAATGTACATAAACCAGTCGAAGCTCCCTGAATTACGATACTTATTAACTGAATTTATGTCGTGTGCCTTGAAATGAAACATCTGGGCCGCGTACCATTAGAAGGAATCATACGTTATCTGCACAGAATCCACTAAATGGAAGACAAAATTTATGCAAGTGAGTTCACTTTTGCAGTAATTAAGCTGCTCACCGACACGGAAACAATATATTTTTTTAGCTGGACACGGAAACAATAGATCGTGCAATAGATAGAGATCACTGCTAATCCATCCTGAACGGGCACGATCAGTTTCCACTTGACCATTGCACTGCAAAAATCAGGAAGCGCCATCCATCATTCCACGCGGAAGTGAGTTTTCGGAAACCAGGAGACAGCAAACTAGGTTCAGAGGTACCACCATTACACCGGAGGAGACAGGAGACTTAATTTGGTTGTTTGTAGATTAATTGGGTTGAGGTATATATACAAGATCCTGGCATCAGTCTAACAGTTGAATGAAGACAAATCATATTTCAGGAATGCAATGAAGACAATTTATAGTGATGACATATTCAATCAATAGATCTAATAGTTGAGACGTGATTATCACGCCTGATAGCATATCAGCCTTTTGGAATTGCCTGGACCATTGTATCTGTATTCCGCATCCAATGGTCAATCATATTGATTTGATTGAGCACCAAATTCTGGTACGACGGAGAACAGAAGCTAGAGCCAACGAGAGCATTGTTTCCATGACATTCTTGTCTGAACCTTCTGTACTATATGATTTGAATGTCAACAATTACCGAAGCAACAGGTAATTTCATGATCACAATTTCTCAGAAGCAATATCAGTCTGTTTTGAAATTTGTGGATGTGCAAGCATGACCTGTACCTTAATCCCGGATGAAACAGTAAAAGATCAAGGTGCAGAAGATTATCCATTTGATAAACATATACTGTAGTTGATTAATTGATTGCATACCATAGACCCAAAAAAATAATGGCTTTTCCTTGGTATATTAACTGTGTGTGGATTTGGTATCTGAACTGCCAAAATACCAGTTGAAACTTCACCGAACTAGAGCTGCGAAGAGATAGCCCAACAAGATCTGTCTTTTTGCCTGGATCATGGTTCACATGCTTGGATCATTCCACTTCTCGTCTTCCCATGCAGCTCATGAATGAACTCCGAGAGAAGAAAAGCACGCAAGCAGCTCCCAGGTTTGTTACCCAACTTATTAAGGTGTCACTACCTGGAAAGGCATGGCTCTTGTTGCCCACATTGCTCCTCACATGCTAAAACTTCGCAGCCCTGAGGTTGCAGCCATCTCCACATGCACTGAACGCATCCCAAACGAGGAAAGCAGATAATGTTAGAGCATCTCTCGCAGATTCCGTAAAAGAGGCAGAACTGCAAAATGACTGCCATTTTGCGCTTTTGGACGAAAAAAATGGCCATACCATTTTGCGGTTTAACAGATCCCGCAAACCGGACTGGCTCGTAAAATATTTTGCGGTAAGCTGGCAAACGAGGCTCTTGGAGTCTCAGTCCTCATATTTCCAGTTTCACGGACCCAACATACGGTAAACTGCAAAGGAGAAAACGATTGGCAGAGGAAGGTAGTTTCAATTCTTGTCGCCGCCCTTCCGCTCTGCCTGAATCGCCGGAATCCGGCGAACTACCATCTCTGGCGACTTGATGAGGTGAATGTAACAACTTTATTACAATCCTGATGTGTGGTGGTCCAGCGCACCCTGGAGTCTTGCAGTTCAAGTGAAGCTAAAATGAGTACACTCACGCCATCAGTTAAATTATAGTGCTGCGCACACTCATCTGAACACATGTGAAGCTCAAAGACTATGCAGGTAGGTTGTAGATAGAACCGTGGAAGCACTTCATTATGATTAAATTACCACACAAGAACAGCAAGCAGCAAGACAAATCAGGAGGGACCTTTCTCACCTCATTTCCTCTTGGCATTATACATGTCCCTACCATTTCTTTGGATCTTTTGAGACCGAAACTTGGCCGGTGGTCGCGGGTTAATTAATCTGCGTGTCGGTTGTCCTTTCATGTGTCTTGATCTAAATCTAGAATTTCAAAATGGTTTGAATTGTTTTGGTGTTATTATGCATGCACACCGATGTGAATTTGTGCACGTGATGCACCTCCCAGGTCAGTAGGTCACGGTAATGACCAGCTGTAAGAGAAGGCCTATGTCTCTTGCTGCATTTggcggtgttttttttttttttgaacaagaatTTGGCGGTGTTGAACATGACATGGGACATGGGCTATGCGTGTCTGCATTCACTTGCCGTGCCGGAGAAACCCAGCATCATCACCGTTCATCAGCACAAAAGCTCCACTCCCAGATCGGGAATGATGGGATCGACTATCGAGAGGCGCTGCCATGCCGGCAAAAGGCTCTTGGAGCGGCTCTAGAAGAATACAGGTACAGACTGTACTGTCTCCATCCTGTGATCGATCTCTTTATACTTTAACTGCTACTACTTGCTTTCCAAAGCATATGTTGTTTGACTGGATAAATCTCTAGCCTAACCGTTGTAAGTAGTATCAATCAAAGTACTCCGTATAAAGTTCAGCGCGTACTAAAGCACGCTGTACGGATCCCGCCATGAATAATGTCCCAGCTCGGCTCCTGCACATTATTCGGGTACATTCATGACTGTTATTTTTTGTAGACCTGGGTACATTCATGTCAGTTCAGCTCCTGGGCGAGGAATCTCTGTACTACCAAGAAGAGCAGCACTACAGCAGGAGCAAGAGCAGAATCAAAAGGTACATCTCCACGAACCGCTCGCTCGCTCGAGTGCATCTCCACGATCGAGCGAGCGTCCGCTCAGTCGAAATCTAACATGGCAAGCCGGTTTAGTTTATGATTATTCACCTAACTGGGCATGCTTCCTCTCATGCTTATTGCTGTTAGCACTTATCTTTCCTGATACACATGCGAGGACAGCTCGAGTGTCATTGTTAACACTAGCGAGGGCCATCGTCGGTTATCTCTCCGATTCAGTTCAGCTGGAACGCGCCAGGGGCACAGGCCGCTCGTGAGGCGCCGCGACAACGACGCCGCAAGTGTTTATTTTGTCTTTGTGCCTATTTTGATACAATAAGAAATAGAGAAGTCGGTGGCTGCTAAAACCCACGGGCAAAAGATAATCGAGGAAGAGGACGCGATGATGGGGCCGAGCAAACAACAAGCGGGTTAAATGAACGAGCAGTGCTGCCCTTCACGTGGCATCCTTTCTGCACTCTCTGTTATCAATCTTACCACATTGCAGAATACGAGGCCCAGGGCCAAGACCCCACATGTTCCCCCTCTGCGACCATCAATTTGTTAATCCGGTTTACCAGTTCATCAAGTATTATCTTTGCATGCAATTAGACAGTTCAGAGAGCTATACAATTGACTTATTCAACTCAGTGGGCACTTGGCACATGCCAgctgaattttgatctgaaaatgGTGAAATTGTGAACATGATGTATATGTGGTTGAAGAAAAGAAGAAGCTGAAGAATGTACCACTGCAGTGAAGTGAAAGAGGTGGTTTGGTTTCTAGTAACGCGGCTCACGGGTGGCCGTCACGGACAGGGCCGCCCGGGCGTCACTGTGGTCATCAAATCCTCCGTCAAATCCCTGCCTCCTCCTACTAGGCTCTAGCTAGCGTCACAAGCTTCCCTTCCCTTCCCTGCCTCGCCTCGCGCCCACGACACCTTCGGCTTCAAGCCTCCCCCTCCTCTGAATTCAGCAACCGCCGCACCCTGCCGAGCTGCCTCAAAAGCAGCGTGCATGCACTAGTGCAGCCTAAAGCCACCGCCGCCACATGCCGCGTGTTGCGGCAAGCTAACACAAGCGCAACTCTTCTCTTCCCTTTTCCCTGCCATTGCCAAGCTCGGCAGCGATACGAGATCGTCGTGTCCAGGCAGGAGCCCAGGAGGAATGTCTGAACCGGCCACGCAATGCAGGTTGGTCGACGGCTAGGATTACTCCTCAATTTGCCTTGTTCGATGCTTTCTCGGTTTCCAGGACAGATTCTTGGATTCTTTATCCCTGGATGCCTTCTTGGTCCGGGTGCCGACTGTGTTCTTGAACTGCGTGTTTGATGGCGTACGTGTACGGGGATCCTAGGAGGGTTAATCCTAAATCCTTTTTCGTTCTGCATTTTTGTTGATTGCGCAGGGGAAATGTGGGCGGCGGCGagggtggtggcggcggcatgAGGACGGTGGAGTGCCTCAGAGGGAGGCTGCAAGCCGAGAGGGTGGCGTCCAAGGCGGCCAAGGAGGAAGCTGACCAGCTCGCCACCAGGGTATGGTACCTTCTCCTATACACATCCCGTACTCATGCGCCAACTCCTTCAGTGGCTACTGGTTCATTACATCTTACTTGGAATTTTTGTTACTTAATTCGATGGCTGGTCACAGTTggacgagcttgagaagcagctcgCCGAGGAGGTGAAGATCAGGAACAAGGCGGAGAGGAGGCTGAGGAGGGCCATCAAGAGGCTGGAATCCCTCAAGATCCTCGACGTGCAGCTCTCGCCCTCGGAGACCTCCATTGGGTCGCTCTCTTCCAACTCCACTGGCTGCTCCGGCCAGGAGCCGCCGGAGACGAACCACACTGCAGGCTCGCTGACGAGCACCGTCGATTCCGTGCGTTCCGTCCCTCATGCTGGTGGCGGCGAGGACAAGGGATGGGACGGCGACAGCGCCAAGGGCTCGTCGGCGGGTTCCTGCACAACCCAGGCGAACTCCTCCCACGACGGGAGCTGGTTCTCGGTGGTGTCCGAGCAATCCGGGTCTGGTCTCTGCTGCAAGGAGGAGGGTCGCGTGGTCATGGATACTGACGGTGCCAAGAGCTGCGGCGGTGGTTCCGGTGGCAGTGCTGCTGGTGACGCCGATCATGATTCACAGAGGTACGCATCGTGCAGGTTAACAATGAGTGCCTGCTTACAGGTTAAAAGTAAAGAAAAAAAAGCAATCGATTGATTGCTCTAGCGATCACTATTAGCCTTTTTCGCATAGGAATTATGACATATACTTTGATCCTGTTTAATTACGTCTAGCTGCTAGTTCCAAATGGAGAATGCATTCACCATGTTTTAGTGTTAGCTATGGAGGATTGGAGGGAACAATAGGTACCGCATGCTTCTCTTTGCATCAACGAGCAGAATGATTGCGTTTTAGGATTGCAAAAAGAGATGGACGGACTGTCGGCGTTGTACGCCACAGAAACTACAGCAGAACCACCTGAGAAATTTTCAGAGCATCACCTTTTCGCTAGGAACCCAGCGGTCGCCGCCAAACAGACTCTGCTAATGCTGTTGTAAATGTAGCAAATGCAGTTATGCTCCCACATTGATTCTTGATGTGTGCGTGTGTGTCAATCTCCTTTCACGCTATATCTGCAATGGTGTTACAGATTTGTGTAAAACTAATGGAGTGTTTCTCTGCACTGCTAGCAGAGAGTCGGAGCAGCCCCCAGCATCCAGCGGCAGCGGCTCATCGAAATCGGAAGCAAGCTACCGCGGGGAGGAGGACGACAGGCTAGCGCTGGTGCTGGTAGAGAACCCGCATTATCACACCGCAGAATCAGGTCGACCGAGAACAGAGGACGACGCCGAGACCAGCAACAGTAGGGAGCCGGAGGCAGAGAGCAACAGGCTCGCCATGGTCCTGGCCGACCCACAACCACAATGTGAAGCGCCGGTGATGAGCGTCAGCGGCGGCAACGACGTGCAGTCGGTGCTCCTGGCACTGCGGCAGGTCAAGGAGCAGCTGCGGTACACCATCGAGCGGAGGTCCGAGGGGCTCGTCGCGCACCGGGAGCTGTGTGGCCACTGATCCGTGCAAAGATGCCGAGCAGCTGAAGATGTCGAATTGCAGTGGTGTGCATTTACAGAGCTGGGAGTATATGTAGGAAATGGAATAAGGTTTCAGTCTTGTGTAGTCTGTATCGTGAGACATGGAGGTTGTATTTATAAAAGAAAGTTTGTCTGTTGTCCTATTTATAAATGCAAGTTTCTCTGCTGTTTACTGCTAACTCCGTTTCAAAGGAGTGTAAATTATTTCTCGAGTCAAATGATGTGAAGTTTGGCAAAACTCATAGAAATATTTATTGAGAACTATGATACTATATAGATATAATATGGAATGTATGAGATTATGTATCTGAAAATTAATGATTTGGTATCATCGATGTTGGTATTTTCTCCTAAAATTTTGGTCACCGTTTACATCATTTTATTTTTGAGCAAAAGAAAACATTCTACTGATGTACTTATATGCAACTAGTCAATGTCAATTTCACTCCCGACGCGTTATCTCGTGATTTTCAGATCCCCATCGCATCCCTTAGTTGCACACAGCGTCTGAAACATAGGATCCAGGCATAAAACTGCAGACACAGGTAAAATGGCTACGAAGAAATGTCCTCACTGCAGACACATGAGTACGACTGAAGTACACGATTATCCCCGAATCGAGCAGCAAACAGACGATACGCTGCCCGGCAAGTACAGTAAGGAAGTCATTAGGTAGGTGCTACACAGTACACAGCACTCAATATGGCTCGGACAACATGACGCCATTGGTGTCGTTAGTGGTGTACAGGCTACGGGCTTCACCAAAGCCTCTCGGGACATACCTGAGAACCTGCAACAAACGGTGTTGGTTTCCATGTTATTATTGGGATACAAGAGCAAACAAGACCTCGGCACAAGAGAGCATAATTGTTATATGATGTCTAACCTCAACAAAAACAGGGGGCACTTCATCAAGCTGTGCCTGCCACAGTGGCTGCATCCTGAGTTGCCCATGCGTAGGAAATGATGAAAACGACTAGTTAGAACAGCGATAAAAAAAAGCAGAAATTCCACACAAAACCATGTACTAAATCGGAAGTAAAAAAAAGATCCACTAAAACCATGGTGTGGTGGAGGGCATACCGGCTTGGAGGCGTCCTTgtcatttcctttagatcctccaCTAGGTGTTCCTGCAAACCTGGTAAAGTCATGAAAGACATGTCAGATAGCTGGTTGTTAGGTTAGGGTTCTATTGAAAAGAATGGCATAACGCTACCGCATTCATCTACCTGAGGGCTCGTGCCTTCCGCTTCTCTTCTTCCGCCTTACCAGCCTCTGTACTCTGACCTGTGCTCTGTCCAAATCGTTCTAAGCGGGCCTTTTTCTTAGCCTCGGTATCATCAGAGGCAGGTGAGGGAAGGCCAAACCTAGCAAATTAATGGAAGTCTGTATCAGTTGACAATATGGGGGAGTCAAAAAACAAAGAACTGCATCATAGGTAACAAAGTGTATTACACACCTCTCAGCCCTGGATTTCTTCTTCTGCTCCTCCATCTTTTCATTTGAAGATACAGTCCCAAACCTTATAATCAAGATATCAAATGCCGCATTTCTTAGTATTCGAAATATATCATGAGTGCAACAGATCGACCAGATAGAAACCACAGAAGTGACAGAGAATGACTTAGCATGGAAGCACTCCGTCCAAGTTTGAGCAAATTAAGACAGGAAATTATAATGGAAATACATATTAACTTAAGTAGATTGAAGCTGAGTTTTCTAATATTAAGAAGCACTATAGCACAAAATTTGTATTTAATAATGATGTTGCAACATGTACAATCAATCAGTTCTAATTATCCAGCATGTACTAACAAGTTCTTGTACTCACAAGTTGAACGGAGTCTACCATACCGCGAGAGTAGGCTTAGGTGTAAGTTGGGGAGTTTGCCGTTCCAGTTCTTCGCAGCTGGTTTAACGGCTTCTTGTAAAAACTTCTCTATCCTTCTACTCCGTATAAAGATACAGTACGCCTTTGGCATACTCTTGAAAAAAACAAGTTCATGTACTAATGACCAGTTAATTTTTTTGATGTTGCTAATGAGTTCATGTACTATAAAAAACGCTTCAGCCATTATAAGATGAGCACAATTTCTATGATATACAAAGGTTTGGAGTAAGAACTGCTCAATGATAACGTTCTTTCACCATACAGATCTTATTAAATGTGTTCAATAATAAGATCATTTCATCATCCTGATCTTATTCTTATAACAACCTAAACAACAAAACCAATGGACATAACTAAAATTAACTGTTAAAGTTACAGCATCATTTTTACTCTTTTTTTTTGAACGGTTATATTTAAAATGTGTCTGCTTAATTACAGATCTGTGTGTCTAATATTTCACCGGTTAGCAGGTATATTTTATAGCATTTAGATATGTCGCCTTCCAAAATTAAGTAAATGCCATGGAAGAGAATTTGTCAATATATCATGA
It includes:
- the LOC127295894 gene encoding uncharacterized protein, with translation MSEPATQCRGNVGGGEGGGGGMRTVECLRGRLQAERVASKAAKEEADQLATRLDELEKQLAEEVKIRNKAERRLRRAIKRLESLKILDVQLSPSETSIGSLSSNSTGCSGQEPPETNHTAGSLTSTVDSVRSVPHAGGGEDKGWDGDSAKGSSAGSCTTQANSSHDGSWFSVVSEQSGSGLCCKEEGRVVMDTDGAKSCGGGSGGSAAGDADHDSQRESEQPPASSGSGSSKSEASYRGEEDDRLALVLVENPHYHTAESGRPRTEDDAETSNSREPEAESNRLAMVLADPQPQCEAPVMSVSGGNDVQSVLLALRQVKEQLRYTIERRSEGLVAHRELCGH
- the LOC127295895 gene encoding uncharacterized protein — protein: MASEDSKPAQAAATAEPTSPAAAAAGEAPPNPTAAQNPSAAAAAGGAATDLEKKMRRAERFGTQVVMSEDEKRSSRAERFGTVSSNEKMEEQKKKSRAERFGLPSPASDDTEAKKKARLERFGQSTGQSTEAGKAEEEKRKARALRFAGTPSGGSKGNDKDASKPDAATVAGTA